The following is a genomic window from Solanum stenotomum isolate F172 chromosome 4, ASM1918654v1, whole genome shotgun sequence.
AAGCTCAAGTTATCACCTTAGGGATAGGGTTGCATGTTCGAGCCCTGCGTGGTACtcgaaaattcaaaattctgaaTCCCCCTCTTTGTTCAGTGGCAAATGTCCTGTACCACCTTTCGTGATTAACTATGTTGGAGAATGAATTTTAATATAGAGCTGAATAAACTACAACTCTATTTTCCATCACATATTCAATCATTTCCTCCTCCGCTACTCAATTGCAAGTGATTGTTTAGTATAAAAAGAAGTTTTACGGGTCGGGTACCGGgtcaaatcataattttttggGTTGAAATGAATTGGGGatttaacattttcttttttgactaAAATTCAAAGTGTGATATCAATAAATTTAGCCATAAATATATTACTTTCCAACTTGAGTAAGCtcttgaataaaataataaaagaaatgtgacttttatgatataaaagaacgaaagataatttttttgattgaaccaaaaaaaaaaaagttaccttttttataatataaaagaaaaaaaatatttctttaccaAATATGCTATTGAATTTAATagtttataagtatttttagattttttaaaaagttaaaactgATTCATATAATTTTATCGGCTTTGACAAATAATTAATAGATTTATGAAtttgtgatataaaattttattgacaTGGACGATTAGTCCAGAATCTACAAATATTGATAGTATAGACTTGATCTCTATATATGAAATACTATTGCACCAAACTCGAAATAAGAGCTGGAATACTAAAAACAATTTAATCTTGATTCAGTTTCTTCATAGTATAAGAATGAGATGTTGTGAACTTACCATAATAGAACAACAAGCTAGCTAGTATAGGTCATCCTAAACATGGAAGGAAATTCAAGAGCATCTATGAGCAAAACCTTCTAAAGTGAAATATATTTGTGAACACTTACTAGGATTTAAGTAGCTAGTCATCTGCAGGTacatttttaaaacaataattaaatgCTTACTTATGTATCTGAAAATGACTTGCAACTTGCATCCTACATGTTAAATCCAAAAAATGTAACTTTACTtccataaaaaataacataacaagtgaaaacttcaacaaaaaaagatgaaagataCTATGTGAATGCCATTCACATAGCTGAAAAAAAGAGCGCGGCGATTAAGAGAATTTAGGGTTTTGAGGGCTAAAGGAAGAACAATGGAGGCTTTTATAGATCAGGAAAGACTTTGAACTTTTTAAGAGATTTTACATTTACCCCTCACAACTATATTAATTGGAAATTAATCCTTCTTTAGTTTTGGCTGCCCTTTAAATTTAGAATTAAGTGTCAATTtgatactttaattttttaaataattatttagatatCTTTACATGATGAATATGTGTCTCGTGAATATCTCACAATGACATATAAATCACGTGTCTTAAACTTTGCTTATACTTGTGAATTTGCTAAGAAATCAAAAGTATACATATCTGAAACCACACACGCACACGCACACGCACACGCACACGCACGCACACTTATGTtggttatatatttttttagtatatacTCAAATGTggttatatgtatatttattaagaaaaatagttctgtattttatatataagtgtATATAAGATGTTTtgaatacataaaaaaattaacggCTAGAGAATGATTCAGTTTCACGtactataaatcatattttcttCTCATAGAAATCAACTcctaaactttaaattatttattattgtctCATTGAGTTTTTCACGtcaacaaatttcaaatttaaatttctcaCCACCATCtcacaagaaaaatatttactacTCTCTTATAAAATATTACTAGCTATGTTTTCTAAAATTACTCTAGAATTCTTATTCTAAAGTGCTCTTCCCAATTCTATagacttctttgattattttCGATTCTTTGTGAAATATCTTAAATATATGAATTAAGTTGttgatgaatttttaaagtaatttattaTTGTATCATTGATAgaacttaaaaatagttatatcATTAATACAAAAacgaatttaaaaaattattatatgtcACGATCCAACTCATCGGGCCGTGCGGGTACCTACAcactaacacctaagtaggaaaaccctcatatcccaatagGAATATGCGGAAGATTAACGAAAATGgagataaataaaatcatagggttttcataaataaaacttttaaaCAATTTAGAGTTAACATTTGTAAAGTAACTAACAACCCCAAgaatctagtctaaacaggtacaagagctactaagagtacaactgAACATAATCAATaaagacacagctcccaccatgcggaaggaaaaGTAGAAGCTGTTGGAGAATTCTTCGTCTTCATctaatgaaacatcaccaacctgcatccagactatgccaaaagacatagcaagagtagtatcagtacaaaccatacgtactggtaggcatcattggtcaacccgacgcccaccacataacataagaaaacaaCTAGTAAGATCTTGCAATAAAACCCctcgcttctccacctttaccctcTCTCGAAATATCTTCGAATCACTCTAGTACTCTAACTACTAACCACCTTCTTGGTCAACCTACTTACTAGGTTCTTGATCATAGCCTCACCATTCTAACACATAGAAAAGTCCCCAAATACCACTACAAACATTCTAACTAACCGTTCACGGCATACCCTTACTTCCTCTTCATATTACCAGTCATGGCCACATAGTACATTACGTCAAGCTTTCTAACCACTAACCACAAGTCCCTTTCTCCAAAGTGAAATCCACCTAAGCACTTACATCACGTACACTACCCTACATACCGTATCACATCCCGATTGGGTGTGCCCTTCCGGTTCACTCAACATCAAGGTACATATCAATTTTACTTAACATAGAAAAACAATCAAACATAAGTCCTCATAACCATAAAACAACTCCGGAAAATACACCATCAATTATCATTATGAACAAGGTATAGTTTCACAATCCTCAAGGCATACAAATatgtcaaatcattggtcctttcagggaacccaaacccaaacagttagcatatcgGAACggcggaacgtggtacccgatccaatgattatgctgaaatgtggcaaccgatccaagttaatgtgtcggaacgcaacactcgatccattcaacaagccacaatcacaatcacaaattacattctcataatcatacaatcaagtcatgattcatgacattcatcattcatatatcatcttttacaattaatgtgatcaacaatgcaacatttgcatacatacacgtatcataatgaagcaagaacaacaTATACGTACCACACAATCATGCAATCGCACCCATCACCATGAAGTATTCAACGACATATATCACTTAACCATAATTCGACCAACTTAGCCCTAGTTCATCACCTAAGGCACCTTCCTATGATTAAATCATCTTTTGTTCGGTGCACAAAGGCCTACGCATAACTCCTACCATTGAATTACATTATATTACGTAGTGAGCAcaaatttataactactcaattagtaaaacctagcctacctggacGCCAAGCAACTGCACGTAGGAATCGTAGATAATTTTCTGATTTTTCGGACGACATGACGATGAATTTGGCCAAGAATTCACAAGATATCGCCATCCTCAAGCTGGAATCTCTTCCTCCTTATTTCCCAAGCTTGGAGCAGCTTTTTGGAGGGTTTCTGGATTATTTACGTCTAATctaggtattttaggaagaaggagaaaataagatttCATGTTATTTACATTCTGCCTCGCCTATCCCCGCTCTGGCGACAACTTACCCCGCCGTAGCGCCGCCGCCCTAGCGGCATCTTCCCCCTCCGGCGGGACAATGGCCCAGTATTTCTCGAAGTTTTGCTTTTTCTAATTAATGACGGTTCAAATCGttactttatattatttgaCATATAAGGAATTTCAAAAACTCTCgctttatttgataaatatagtTTATATGCCTAGTTAGgtatataatttcaaaaaaagaatttcTTGAGTTTATAACTTAAATATAACTATTCTGATTTGTGACTAGACAAAGTAGTTGACTATAACATGAGAGACTTGGCCACATTTTATCCACAAACACTTTATACATTCCATACAATATTTCTTTCTGATAAAATaacaaacactaaaaaaaaccaaacactatcttcttcttctgacaagaaaaaaaatcaagaaaatgtcAGTGGCATCATCATATACATTCCCTTGCATTAAATTCCAAAATTACCCTTCTTATTCAATAAAGCCTGCAATACTTACTATAAGAAATTCTCAAGCTGAAGGTCCAATTAGAAGACCAGTTGCTCCATCACCACCTAAGCCTACTACTATTCCACCACCAATTATTACTACTAGTGCCCCTCCTAAGCCTGTGGCTGTCACAACTTCTGAGGGTAAAAATGTAATTACACTTGAATTTCAGAGGCAAAAGGCTAAGGAACTTCAAGGATACTTTAAACagaagaaacttgaagaagctAATCAAGGCCCATTCTTTGGTTTTATTGCCAAGAATGAAATCTCTAATGGAAGGtactgtttcaatttgtttgttttacttttttttttagtctattttaaaaagaataacttTTTCGgtgattttttaatttcttattagataacaaaattaaaagacatttttctATAGTCTAcgtatctttagtttaagatgaTATGTTACTTTCTTAATCTTCgtatcaagtcaaaatcagacaaaaaaattaaaatggaagaagtaaaataaagaagttgattCAAGAATTAAGGTTTGATGTAACTGTctttctattttacttcaattttGAAGTTGGAATGTGTTCATATTACCATTGGTTTTGGTAAGTTTTTTTGGTATGATTTTTGCCTTACTTTAATGTGCCATTTGTGTGCGATGCTATATTGTTTTTGGTATAAATATTGACTTACAAGAATGACATAGGCACATGTATCTGATAAGTGGCGGAATCAAAAATTTTACTGAGGGTATTCTAAGGTTTAGTATATGTGGATGAAAAGTAATTTTTGACTTACATACACAGTCTAATTTTAGATAAGTTGTTCAACGAACCAAGCTTTGCTCTGTATGGCTATGTTGCCACTAGCTCTGTATGGCTATGTTGCCATTAGCTATGTATAATGAAATAGAATGTGCAGAAATTAGTGCAAGTTTGGTTACTATACACTTTGTACATACACAAtctttgaacttgatgttatgGAAAAACATGTATGTGCAATTTGAATAGTTACATTTTGCTATGAACCTCGTGTTTGGATTGTTTGTAATTTCTAACTCGTTGAGCAGATGGGCGATGTTTGGTTTTGCTGTTGGGATGTTGACAGAGTATGCAACGGGTTCTGATTTTGTCGATCAAGTTAAGATCCTTCTCTCCAATTTTGGTGTTGTAGACCTTGAATGAGACTTTTGCTGTATAGTATTTGTTTGAGCCACATTTGTTGTATCTTACAACTCCTTTTTACTTTTCAAGAAATATATATAGCAAGTCTGATAAAGATTCTCATACTTGgactacaatttttttatttgatttcccACTCGGTGTTCTGAGCCCACATTAaagctccgactaaattcgaATCGCGCACTACAGGGCCCATTCAGGGATAGCGCTCCCAACAGAATTTTCTCCATACTCAGACTCAAATTTGAGACCTGGGTGAAGCACTTCCACCAGTTCACCAAGATATGTGACTGGACATGCTTCTACCTCCATCTCTTATTCCAAGTTCTTTTTACTTTAAGCATTTATCATTTCCGATATAaggacctttttttttttttttcgatatAAAGACATTTGTTTaccatataaagaaatatttagaCATTTTTTTAGCATATAAAGAGGTTTTATGGGGTGGATACTAGATCAATTAgcagttattattttttttggttaaaatgaGTTGGGGGTTAACATTTTTTTAGGCTAAAAATTAAGTAACATGTTAAATTTACCCAAATATATATCACTTTTCAGCTTGAGTAACCTTTCGAATAAAATAGCATAATATAGGTGATTAttatgatatgaaaaaaaagataatctTTTGAGTAAATAACAAATAGTAAGTGAATTTTCtagtataaataaataaaaaaaatttgttaccAAACAATTTAACACGATGGTCAATAGATCTAAAATTTTGTGATGTACAATTTATTTGGGGAAAaagagttgtttttttttaaaaaaaatattattattattgttattttaggTCAGTGACCACGGTAAATAAGACATAAAGAAGAGAGTTCAGTTACTAAAATATTTGATAACacaagaaatttattttttatgagatGAGCTAATATTAAGACATAATGTAAACCTAAGCTAATTGTATTTAAGAAAAAGGACAAAGACCAAATCTGATAAgttttttgaatacttaaatgactaaaatcggtaagtttatagttaagggactaaaattggtaagtgtatagttaagggaccaaagttgataagtttttgaatagttaaagaaCTAAATCCATTAAGTGTATAATTAAGGAATCATTTTAGACCTATTCCTATAGTTAATGACCTATTTATCtcattttttctctcaaaaatcAAATCCCTAAAATGTAGTGAAAAGATTTTGAcgactcctttttttttttctcttgcttaCCGTAATTAAAaaagttaaacaaataaaaattaaaattatcttGGTAATGGccatatagatatatataaattttcaattttgtagtcttaaaataaagttatgttaaatgtaccaaaaaactctttaattttgtgacCATAAACATGCCAAgtgaaaaactgaaattaaagtattaccaaaaaaggaaaaaatcattcattttcaaatagactaaaaaaggaaaaaaaaccatTGTGACCTTAAACATGTCAAGtgaaaaaactgaaattaaagtattaccaaaaaaagaaaagatcatTCCTTTTCAAACagactaaaaaaggaaaaaaaaccatTATTATAgaacttgagagagaatttattctGACTGACTTTTGACCAACGGTCAATAGATTTAAGAATTTGTGAACATATTTTACTATTTAAAGGATGCACAAAgtacaaaaataatatcatatcactaatcgaattttttttaaacagtAATTGTGATGATGAAGAATGTTGCCTCaaataatgtttttcttttgaagacCCTTTTTTTGTTGTGCTCTATTTTAATAGTAACAAAAggtaaatacacatttttttttcacgAGTCATATTTATTCCAACTTGcatgtatataatatattgttaaataacttattatttttcattttttttttgttatatgaaTTAGCATCAAGAATTGGAAGAAGAGATTTTGAATCAAATCAAGCTTATTCAAGTGGAATTGATGTTTtcaaaatggagaaaaatacaaatattcaGCTTGATGATTCAATAGTAATTGACTATGCACCAGTTCATCAATCGCCAAGTGTACATCACGATCGACCACCACCAAATGATCGTCGTTCGATATAGTTTATGAGTCTTTTATtgaataatattgatatttagTAAAATTTTCTGATGTGCTTCTCATAAGGTGTTTGTATGCCGATTTATATATTAGTCTTCTTATGTCTTTGTTGTTTCGATGTTTGACTGAACTTTAATGCATAGACGAAACTTCAAACGtgtatttttctaaaattataaaaaaaatttctagaAAAGTATTCcttattttaacattttaatcttttttatgttttatttgttttcctttactATTTTTTAGCTATTCGTCCTAAAGACTTTTACTAAAATATATCAATAAAGAAACACAATCTccatattttttagattatgTATGAAACTGATAGGATTTCTGAGGTTTTTATTCAATTATTGTTACACATTTTATCTTTAGactattttgaaatatatataaataataataataataataatcagtGCAAATATTAGTTGAGGATGGAAAAGACTAGAAAATATGGAGATTAGGTGATGAAATTGATGATGATTTCAttgtaaatattttctcaattattatcatttttatgttgttatctTTCTCAGATAGTAtactttttttctatattatttgtgatttatttgcaaaattattgaaaattttgcttttgattttttttttcttacatacaattattaaattaatgatACATGGCATATACGGCTCCAAACTTACTCCTCACCTCGTATGTGTTGCCTAGAGCGCCTTGCCTGGCACCCCCTCCTTTTAAATCACTGgtcactacaacaaataaataatttagcagtaataatataattatcgCTATATTATATTTAGCAACAATAATTCATATAGATATTTATAATCAAAACTTTACATAAATGTCGCTAACTCTGGATAAAATGATGTTAACTCAATTACCGTTAAATATTTTTACGATAATATTTATCAtcgctatttttttttaattgtcacTAATATCTCTTTTATTATAGTGAGTGTTGATTATAAGgtttttgatttttatgatttgagctTTATTACTTAGTTATGGTATATTGGAGAAATTGAGATTGATTTTGGCTTGATTATTAGacattaaggggtcgtttggtagaccGCATTAGAAGAAATAGTCTATGTATTAGGTAAGGTATTATTTGttactatgtttggtaggaatttgggcatatgtataactaatccatggattagttataccttatccatggtattataggatgtattactaataccttccatttgaaggtattagtaatacataggaTATAATACCATGGGATAAGCCTatataaagacaaaaatatccctcaaatcattttaattattttgtttattttgttgattttatgatttatatttgtactagtaaatttatttaaataaattagcttacaaattatttagagagagttgtttgttactaaataaattcaatacaaatttgaaatgagagttgtttatttgtatatgacgtttgtgatcttaattgaatgtgtgtgtgtgtgtgtatatatatatatatatatatatatttgtgtgtgattttctaattattcgtattttgaagaatttaaaacatacatacatattaaaactacaacttaCAATTTTTATATGTAAATGTAGAtagtttattcaattttaccaTTGTTGACCGTCTTTTCGATTTTAATAGTAGatgatttatcttttttaaattgaaaaatgacattttgtgagcgatcaatttattaagatgacaattatttatcctcaaataattcaagtgaaaaaatagcaaacatgataacaaaattgttcttctcatagTTAGTTAAAggccataaaaaataattttatccaGCAATTATCTACCTTGACTCAATTATCTAATAATttaagggtataattggaaagaagatttttatagagttttaatccaaacacaagatgTGGTGAGaaataatgaaccaaacacttgataaaaataaacccaacactactaatccctgcattGCTAATTCCTGCGTTACTAATCCCTGCGTTATTaatctttgtaccaaacgacccctaaattTTTAAAGGTGAGTAAGCTCGATGAACTTCCTATACTGAGCATTTCAATTCTCAAAGAGTTCTTTGATCCCAAGAGAAAGTCATGTAGATGTCATATAGAAAAGggtaaagggtcaaatatgcccctaaactattcgaaaaggtttagatataccctccgtttaaagtttggctcactcgtgCCCTCGCCGTCCAATTTTTCGTCTAGATATGCTCTTATGGGCGCTAGTTGGCTTGCTGGACATATCCAgctcatttttcatttctttaattGCCACATGGAATTGTCATGTCATTTTGACTTTACCACATGtcatttatatgaaaatggaaaggGATCAATTATGCCCCTAAAAAATTCGAACCCATAAACACCTAATCCGACCCATAAATCAaccccccttttaaataaactacccgaccTTTTTTCAAcgattttgtttaaatttttatttttttcggtaatcccgaaaatgagtaattgattaataaaaaataggaaaaatatgaaaaaaaattataaaattaatgccaaaaattcacaaataaatattgtaaccttaaattcaacaatttcaacagtttttataaatttttattttttttggtaaatcccaaaaatgagtaattaattaataaaaaatatgaaaaaatataaaattaatgccaaaaaatcacaaataaatatagtaaccttgaattcaaaaatttcaataatttttttcggCAAATCCCGAATatgagtaatttattaataaaaaatagaaaaaatatgaaaaaaaatataaaatttacaccaaaaattcacaaataaatagagtaaccttaaattcaacaatttcaacaacttcttttcaaaaaatcccgaaaataagttattgattaataaaaaataggaaaaatatgaaaaaatataaaattaaaaaaataaattgtttatgGGTTcctaacaatttaatttttcattcaaaCCTATAAACAcctaaatgaaaaaatataaaatgaaaaaaataattgaaaatgaaaaattcgAACCCATAAACACCTAAATGAAAATggcatttatatatttttttcatattttttctattttttattaataaattactcattttgGGGATTtgccgaaaaaaataaaaattaaaaaaaattgttgaaatttttgaatttaaggttactatatttatttgtgattttttggcgttaattttatattttattcatattttcatattttcatattttttttaatcaattactcatttttgggatttattggaaaaaaataaaaattgaaaaaattgttgaaaatgttgaatttaaggttaaaatatttatttgtgatttttggtattaattttatatttttttcatatttttcctattttttattaatcaattactcattttcgggattaccgaaaaaataaaaatttaaacaaaattgttgaaaaaaggTCGAATTGTTTTTAAAAGGGGGTTGATTTATGGGTCGGATTAAGTGTTTATGGGTTCGAATTTTTTAGGGGCATAATTGATCcctttccattttcatataaatgtc
Proteins encoded in this region:
- the LOC125863414 gene encoding light-harvesting complex-like protein OHP2, chloroplastic; translation: MSVASSYTFPCIKFQNYPSYSIKPAILTIRNSQAEGPIRRPVAPSPPKPTTIPPPIITTSAPPKPVAVTTSEGKNVITLEFQRQKAKELQGYFKQKKLEEANQGPFFGFIAKNEISNGRWAMFGFAVGMLTEYATGSDFVDQVKILLSNFGVVDLE